In Melospiza melodia melodia isolate bMelMel2 unplaced genomic scaffold, bMelMel2.pri scaffold_18, whole genome shotgun sequence, the following are encoded in one genomic region:
- the LOC134433391 gene encoding olfactory receptor 14C36-like, translating to MSQQPKPELRDKNVQQSSPKKEVILRGFITKKDKYNTVNSFPAYQCLLSTAHDAQSEEMSNSSSIGHFLLLALADTQQLQLLHFCLLLGISLAALLGNGLIISAVACSHHLHTPMFFFLLNLALSDLGMICTTVPKAMHNSLWHTRTISYSGCAAQVFFFVFFIASEFAFLTIMCYDRYVSICKPLHYGTLLGSRACAHMAAAAWASGFLFALLHTANTFSLPLCHGNALGQFFCEVPQILKLSCSHSSLREVGPLVVTFCLGFGCFVFMVFSYVQIFRAVLRIPSEQGRHKAFSTCLPHLTVLSLFLSTDTFAHLKPPSVSSPSLDLAVSVLYSVVPPALNPLIYSLRNQQLKESLRKAVTGCFSAFSLSHKSPHSALHWERQRTWQHTPALAPAVSQNSLSLKGLQVGQVLGTDSRS from the coding sequence atgAGCCAGCAGCCTAAACCTGAGCTCAGAGATAAAAATGTTCAGCAAAGTTCCCCCAAAAAGGAAGTAATTTTGAGGGGATTCATAACAAAAAAGGATAAGTATAACACAGTTAATTCTTTCCCAGCTTATCAgtgtcttctttcaacagcccATGATGCCCAGAGTGAAGAAATGTCTAACAGCAGCTCCATTGGGCACTTCCTcctcctggcactggcagacacgcagcagctgcagctccttcacttctgcctcttgctgggcatctccctggctgcccttctgggcaatggcctcatcatcagcgccgtagcctgcagtcaccacctgcacacgcccatgttcttcttcctgctcaacctggccctcagcgatctgggcatgatctgcaccactgtccccaaagccatgcacaattccctctggcacaccaggaccatctcctactcaggatgtgctgcacaggtatttttctttgtctttttcattgcatcagaatttgcatttctcaccatcatgtgctacgaccgctacgtgtccatctgcaaacccctgcactacgggaccctcctgggcagcagagcttgtgcccacatggcagcagctgcctgggccagtggctttctctttgctctgctgcacacagccaatacattttccctgcccctctgccatggcaatgccctaggccagttcttctgtgaagttccccagatcctcaaactctcctgctcacatTCCAGCTTAAGGGAAGTTGGGCCTCTTGTGGTCActttttgtttaggttttggttgttttgtgttcatggttttttcctatgtgcagatcttcagggctgtgctgaggatcccctctgagcagggacggcacaaagccttttccacctgcctccctcacctgaccgtgctttccctgttcctcagcactgacacatttgctcacctgaagcccccctccgtctcttccccatccttggatctggcagtgtcagttctgtactcggtggtgcccccagccctgaaccccctcatctacagcctgaggaaccagcagctcaaggaatctctcaggaaagctgtgactggatgcttttcagccTTTTCATTGTCCCATAAGAGCCCTCACAGTGCTTTGCATTGGGAGCGACAAAGGACCTGGCAACACACCCCTGCTTTGGCTCCTGCCGTCTCTCAGAATTCTCTTTCCCTCAAGGGGCTTCAAGTGGGTCAGGTCCTGGGAACAGACAGCAGGTCATag